One Candidatus Neomarinimicrobiota bacterium genomic region harbors:
- the clpP gene encoding ATP-dependent Clp endopeptidase proteolytic subunit ClpP: MHTLTSQLVPMVVEQTGRSERAYDIYSRLLKERIIFLSTPIDDNVASLVVAQLLFLEAEDSEKDINLYINSPGGIITSGMAIMDTMNFIKPDVSTIVVGQASSMGALLLGAGAKGKRFTLPNSRIMIHQPMGGTEGQASDIVIAAEEIQKTKHKLNQMLAKFCGKRVSQIEKDADRNYFMSAPEAVAYGIVDDILEKRG; this comes from the coding sequence ATGCACACGCTCACTAGTCAACTTGTCCCCATGGTTGTTGAACAGACAGGCCGTTCAGAACGCGCCTATGATATATACAGCCGTCTACTTAAAGAACGTATCATCTTCCTTAGCACACCTATCGATGATAATGTTGCATCTCTCGTTGTTGCACAGTTATTGTTTCTAGAGGCCGAGGATAGCGAGAAAGATATAAACTTATACATAAACTCCCCTGGTGGAATAATTACATCTGGTATGGCCATTATGGATACCATGAATTTTATCAAGCCAGATGTTTCCACCATCGTTGTGGGACAGGCTTCCAGCATGGGCGCACTCTTGCTTGGAGCTGGAGCCAAGGGAAAACGTTTCACCCTACCCAACTCAAGAATAATGATTCACCAACCCATGGGTGGTACTGAAGGACAGGCATCAGATATTGTCATTGCTGCTGAAGAGATTCAGAAGACCAAACACAAGTTGAATCAGATGTTGGCAAAGTTTTGTGGTAAGCGCGTTTCTCAAATTGAGAAAGATGCTGACAGAAATTATTTCATGTCTGCCCCTGAAGCTGTCGCCTATGGCATCGTAGACGATATTCTCGAAAAACGAGGGTAA